CCGATTTAATTTGCCCTGAAGCAGCCAGAATACCCACTGCCAAGGTCAAATCGTAGGCAGATCCTTCCTTTCGAAGGTCTGCGGGTGCCATGTTGATGGTAATCTTTTTACCGGGAATCTTATACCCATTGTTCTTAAGGGCGGCCGCAATACGATAGTTACTTTCTTTAATGGCATTATCAGGCAGGCCTACCAAATGGTATCCGATTCCTTGGTCTACATTGACCTCTACCGTTATGGTCTGGGCATCGACACCAAAAACGGCACTGCCAAAAACTTTTGTGAGCATAGTCAGTGTTTGCCCCTAAAATATAGCATTTTAATTATTTATGGGTGTCTTGGATTTGGTTACGACAAACTCCTTTTTGATGGAAACTGGTTTTCCGTAGGTGGTAAAGCCCTCCAAATAAATATCAAAATCACCTGTTATGTCCGAGGTATAAAACTCAAAGTTGGCTTCCGTTCCGCTCAAATCAACCTGCGGTTCCCATAGAAGCAATCGTCTATAATCAGGAATCCTTCGATTGATGTCGGATTCCTGTGAATAGGATTGCCTAAAGTAGTTTTTTTCAGTTTTTGGGAGCTCAAGGTCACTTACGATTGAATTGTTACGCTGGAACCCGTCATAATAATCACCATTTACGGTTTCTATGGATACAATGCCCTGGTATTGCTTGGCACCCAAGATCAATTGATCACGAAGAACCTTAATGGTCTTTACCTGTTCTGCTTTAAAATCCTTTATACTACCGTGATCGGGAATGAACACCCCATCTATCAAAACAATGGCAGGATAGTCGTTATAGGGTTCGTTGAACTTTTCGAAATCTTGTGCCACTCGAATATAATCATGGCCATCTTTGCCCGTTCTGTACCCAACCGTATTTAGGATCTCGATCAAGGTTTCCTGCAAGGTTGGAAATCTGGTGTACTCATCAAGATTGAACACCTCAGGAACTCCACCGTCAAAGGGGTCTATAGGATCTGGTTGCAAAATGGAATCGGGCTTTACCTCAAAATAGGCATTCTCAATTTGGTTTTGGATGCTGCGTTCTTTTATTGCCGCTGCATCTGAAGGGTCAATGGTGAAATTACCAAACTTCATTGAATCAAATGGCAAATCTTCCTGTCGCCCTATGTCAATGCTATACTCGCCTTGGTCAAGAACTTGAAAAATTGTAAGCGGCGTTTTATATTCTTTTCTCAAATAGGTGAAAAAATATCCGTTTTGGTCTGTGGTGGCCAATTTTAGCAAAAACTCTTGCCCAGGGACCGAAATGATTACCTCTTTACCAACCGCTGGAAGATTATTGATATCATCGATAACCCTGCCGAAAATGAGTTCGCCCCGCTGTTCCGGTAGAAAAATTGAATCACCAATTGTCTGTGGTATCCGCTTATTGACCGATAAATATCTATCTGTAAATGTCTCGGCGTCCATTCTAGGTCTGACGGCCAATTGTTCTATTTTTTTAACGGCTATCGAATACTGGCCATGGCCTAGATTGCCTTTATAATTTCGCAAGGTAAGCATCACTTTTTGCCTGGTTACAAAGGTTAGGGTGTCAAGTTGCAATTGTAAAAGGTCGTTTCTTTCCTCCTGTTTTAGGTCTGGATCTTTTCTGTCGTTACTTTTAACGCTTATCTCTTTGTCTTGGGCATTTTGCCTTAAAATAGCGGATTGGTCTGCCAGATAAGGATTTACAATGGCAATATCATCTTTAAAGACTTGTGCCAGTCCACCATTTTTCATCCATTGGGTGTAGGCCACCAGTTTATAGTTTCCAGAAGGCACGTCGGTATTGATGAAGTGGTCACTTTGGCCCATGCCCTTTTCCAATCTGATCTTGTGCTCAAAAACGGGTTCACCCTTGTCGTTCACCAAACTCACATAGGCCATTCGGCTGATACTGCTCAATTTGTTGGTCTGGGCATTTATGCAATATAGTTTGTAGTAAAGGTACTCCCCGGAGAAAAGTAATGGCGATGAAGCATGGACGTACATCTTCTCCATGGGCACCTTCTGAAGGTTTAAAAGTTCGGTGCCATCGCTTATTTTATACTGGGCATTTGCCACTTGAAAGCCTACAAACAGTATTATGAACACTATTCTTTTCATAGTCTTATATTATTCTATCCAAAAATCCGGTACTACATTTTCACCGAGCAAAGTACAATCGCCACATATTCTCGCCACATATTTATAGGGACCAGGACAAGAGCCAATATTTTCATCGTTATTTCCCGTATAAGTGATCAATCCGAGGTGAACCCGTTCAATTATCGATTGCGGACAGTGGTCTCCACCATCAGGTCCACTGGCGCAATAAGACCTGTGAGACTCTGGAGAGCTGTGCTCCCCACAATTAAATGGATATGGCGGCAGTTCTTCCCCAGGAAAAAAATCGACATAATCAAAAAAGATACGCTCTTCAGAAACACTCACCGCCTCTACATAGCCCAATACATTCTCTGGGTTACCATCTTTTCTTGTAACATTCGCTACCAAGGCCCCCGGTTGTATCTGCGAAAACAGGCTTTCGGTTTCGGAGAATTTCTTCAAGGTTTCATAAAATGAATAAGCCTCGATAGATTGTACCAACTGCCTCACCAATATGCTGTAACGGTGTGAAATGATAAAATCATTGCGGTCGATGAACCTGACCTGAAAGCGCTCAACATTTGGGGCGGCATTGCCCGTGGTACTGACTTGTTCAATGGTATTGGACTGTACAGTATTATAGCAAACCCTGTTCTGTACGGTTCTGGGTACTATTTCGAGATTATAGGTAGGCTCTGGCAGTGCGCATGGATCATAATTGGTCAACAAAAAGTCTTCATCGTCCCAAAAGGGGGCGATTATTTTGTAGGTTTCCTCGTAAGTATAGCGATAATTCATGGGCATACCATCTGTGGGTTGACTATCGACATAAATGGCAATACCTTCAATCCCCAAATCGCTAACGGTCCGTTCGGCATAAACATCTGTTATTTCAGAAGTTCCTTTGATTTCAAGTGGTTCTGAAACATACTCTTTTCCATCCGCAGTAGTAATTTCCATACGGTATACTAGGTCGTTCTGCAGGGCAAACGGTTGTTCAGATAAATAGGTGCCCGATTCGGCTTCAGAAAAGCCAAAATCACTGCCGTCTGATCCGATTACCCTTATGGAAGCGTTTTGTTCGACATTGACCGAATCCCTTGGGCCAATACCCAAAGGAATAAAGGGGTTGTAAATGGTATCGGTCTCTAAATCGAGCCTAATATCAGAACGGCTCAAATATACCTTTTGGCGCTTGAATTCGTCTGTAAGGGTAGCTTCAACCACCAATAGTCCTTTTTCATTGCCTTCTCTGACGGTTGAAAAGTCAAGCTCTTTAACACACGAAATAAAAGTTGAAATTGCCATAAAGGACAAAAGGGCGTTTAGAAAGATATTGATCGTTTTTATTTTCATTATTATATCCAATATTTGGGAACGGCAAGGCCACCATTACAACAGATAACCTTCCTGTATGCATTTATTAAAAAAAGTAAATGTTGAATTGGGTATTTCATTAAAATTTAAAATTGTAGGTTATCGATGGCACGGGTATGGCGAAAATGGAACTCTGCAATGCCTTTACCTCACCTGCTTCTGTCACAAAGAACACCGAATATGGATTGTTTCTTCCCAATACATTGTACACCGAAATCGTCCAAAAGCTATGTGCCAATTTGTTCTTTCGGTGGTTGCCCTCGATGTTAACGCCGATATCTAAACGGTAATAATCTGGAATCCTGAACTTGTTGCGGTCGCTGTAGAACACAAAGTCAGAATTGTTGAACCGAAAGGTGCCGATAGGGTATGTTACTGGCCTTCCCGTTTGGCACACAAAGTTCATAGAAATGCTATACCTACGTGTTATACGGTAGTTCGATATCAGGCTGACATCGTGTGGCTTGTCAAAATTAGATGGAAAAAACTCGCCATTGTTTATACGCTCTTCGCTAAAGTCGCTATCAAACTTGTAGAATGATCTTGAATAGGTATAACCAAGCCAGCCATTGAATTTTCCACGTTTTTTCTTGAGCAAAAACTCTATCCCGTATGCCTTGCCTTCGCCCTGTAATATTTCGGTCTCGACATTGCGGTTCAAGAACAAGTTTGCGCCTGTTTTGAAGTCAAGAACGTCATCCATCCGTTTAAAATATCCTTCTAAACTGAGCTCATACATGTTGTCATTGAAATTCTTATAAAGACCCAAAGAGGCTTGGTACCCTGTCTGGGGACGTATGTTAAGG
This portion of the Flagellimonas lutaonensis genome encodes:
- a CDS encoding DUF4249 domain-containing protein, which translates into the protein MKIKTINIFLNALLSFMAISTFISCVKELDFSTVREGNEKGLLVVEATLTDEFKRQKVYLSRSDIRLDLETDTIYNPFIPLGIGPRDSVNVEQNASIRVIGSDGSDFGFSEAESGTYLSEQPFALQNDLVYRMEITTADGKEYVSEPLEIKGTSEITDVYAERTVSDLGIEGIAIYVDSQPTDGMPMNYRYTYEETYKIIAPFWDDEDFLLTNYDPCALPEPTYNLEIVPRTVQNRVCYNTVQSNTIEQVSTTGNAAPNVERFQVRFIDRNDFIISHRYSILVRQLVQSIEAYSFYETLKKFSETESLFSQIQPGALVANVTRKDGNPENVLGYVEAVSVSEERIFFDYVDFFPGEELPPYPFNCGEHSSPESHRSYCASGPDGGDHCPQSIIERVHLGLITYTGNNDENIGSCPGPYKYVARICGDCTLLGENVVPDFWIE